The nucleotide sequence ACACAacatcatgatcatgatcaaaATACACATACACCATGTTACAacatattttaaacaatattgaACTTATTTAGTCCTTTCTCTTCTAACTTAATATCCAATCCTGATCGGATTGATCTCGCAATCCTCAGCAGTCATATAAATTCTATAGTGAAcaaatatgtatgtgtataCTCAATGAAATCTTTCTTCTTGCATTTACCAAGTAGGATATTTCAAGAATCCTTGGATGTTCCGAGAACGGTCTCCATGTGTCGATTAATATCGTTCAAATATCTTGTCGAGTTGTATTCTTCGTTATCCAATAGTTCTTCAGAGTAAGTCCTCTGGAGTTTTGAGGTTTCTCGCTCTCTTAGCTGATCTAAGCTGCACTTGTCTCCCCTCAGAATCTGCACAACctgtatgtatatatacgtACACACACATTAACACATCATATCGTTATTTATGtgactaaattaatatatagtgatatgaaaaaatatatataggaaagtGGTAACTAATTATATGAGAGGAATCGGATGTTATATTATGCATGCCTGGTTCATTTGAGGCCGGTTGATGGAGGTTTGGTGTATACACAATGACGCTATGAAGACAAGACGTTCCAACTCTTCTACGTCGTAGTCATCTCCCAGAGTCGGATCAACAAGttgtttgatcttcttctctttgatcaatGGTTTGGCCTGTAAAAACATAGATAATAGATAATTCGTATTATCAATTACAAAGCTATATAGGACCCAAAACCAGGTCAAGAAAGCATGAGCAAAGAATTCTATATAGCTAGGGCTTAAGAGAGGGTCACATCACATATTCACATACCCACATGACAAGGCTATGTTGTGAGCTGTCAAGCGCTTGTTTACCGGTAATGAGCTCAAGAAGCAGGACACCGTAAGCATATACATCTGTTTTTTCGTCTACTATCCCGTGCATGAAGAACTCCGGCGGAAGGTAACTGATAGCCACATAAGAGGTTATATATGTGAGATAGATATATTATGAAAAGAGAGATTTGTACATGATGTCATGATTTATATCAACGAGAGAGATTCCAAACCCGAATGTTCCTTCGACTTTTGATACGGTATGGTGAGTCCACTGGTCCGGTAACCATTTCGCTAGCCCGAAATCAGATATCTACGGtcattatttgtaaaaaaaatcaaaaggataCTATTTAGAGTTCATTCTTGTTTCACAATAATCATAACTTCAAAAAGACTATAATTAAGGTAATATTTtaccccaaaaaagaaaaaagactatATATTAATCAAGGTGTGAAGATCTTAACTAGCTGTCTCTTAAAAACCGCATTACCTGAGCCTCAAAGTTCTGAGTGAGAAGGATATTAGAAGCTTTAATATCTTTATGTATGATCCTTCTTTGACAACCTTCATGGAGATAGTACAGTCCCTCTGCTGTTCCCATCGCCACTTTGTATCTCATGCTCCAATTTAGTTTCTCCTTGTCCTCTAAAAAATGTTATAACGATCTCTGTTAGTAATCCAAATAACCTCAGATGACTTTGCAAatgtcaaataaaaaaagaattatcacCGTAGAGCAAAGAAGCGAGGCTTCCATTAGGAGATAGCTCAAGAACAAGATGCATTCCTCCTTCAACACAATAACCAATAAGCTTAGCAATGTTTGGATGATCTACATGAACTATGATCCCAAGTTCGGACAAATAATCCATCGTCATCTCTTCTGCAGAACCTCTAGTCAACTTCTTTATCGCCACTATTTGCCCATCTGCCATTTGTCCCTTATACACCTCCGCATATCCTCCTTCCCCGATCAGATTCTCTGCCATATATAATATCCACAATATTTTCAAGTTACATATATCACTTCATAAACAACTATTTTATCGATTGAAAATGTAACAAGAGTCCGGACCACGGCTGTAGCAGTTTGTGGCGGTCTGAATATCTTGGAGAGAGAAGTTTCTCCAGGAGGGTTTGAAGTAGAACAAGTCTTCAGTGTCAAGAGAAGGTATAACAGGTACCATATTGTCTCTTATGCGTTTGCTCTTACGTCTGGTGAGTTTGGGGACTCCTTTGAGAGGTGTGAACGTGTTGAATGGCATTGCCGATGATCCTTTTTTAAATAAACGGAAGATTCCTCTCNAATGGCATTGCGGATGATCCTTTTTTAAATAAACGGAAGAAACCTCTCCTCCAGTGCCCGTTGGTAGAACCTCCAGacgaatgatgatgatggtggccgtggtgatgatggtgatgacgagcttctgatgatgatgaatctgaCGTGCTCACCACGGAAGATGATGTTTCCAATTCTATGCTTCTTAATAAGTCATCGTCTGATTCGTATTTGTCCGGGCAGAATGTTGTTATTTCTTCATCTGGGCAGAATGATGATAAATCTTGTGCAGAGATAACAGCATGAGATATCTTTTTAGCTAAGGACAATGAGATATTCATAACgtatttatgtaattattattGAGTTAccatgagaagagaaagaatcagagaagccagctcgagaTCTTCTTGTAGAGAGAGGAGTTAATTGTTTTCCACGATTCTCAACGTCTACATCGCTGTGTTtgtatcaaacaacaacaacaaaaattgagCTAATTTTTCAGATGACTTGCTAAATACGGTACATGATCAttttgcaaaatcttgtttgtttctgaaccaaaacaagaatgaaGAAAGTTACCAGGCGGAgggagacgaagaagacgatgtcGTGGAAGAAAGAGTTTGTGACGACGAGTCTCGAACACCTTCCATGGATTGGAGAAAGAAAACGAgacaaaaaagggaaagagagagagagagagagaagaaagaaggtcAAAGactaaagaaagagagagacatgaTCGTCTTCcctcttttttgttattaactGAAAATGCGCATCTTCCCTCTTTCTTAATTCTCTGAAGATGAAGATAATAATATCCATTTTTGCATTTTAGACAGTCAATAAGCCAGAGCATATCCTCTCTAATTTGTTCAAATCCTAAATTTAGAGTAACAGACTTAAAATGTATTTCTCTTACTTTTTCAATTTGTCAACATTTTAGTTGCTGAAGGTCAATATTAGTGTTTTCTATTTCTCTATATGCAAAGAGGAAACAACAATTTACTATTTGATTGCGATAGCTCCAACACTGTGGTAGGTTAACAACGCCACGTGGCACAATGAGTTTCAGGACAACCCGACAAAGGTTGTAGTAGTGGACCTGAACTCATAAAGTACAGAAGTAAAAACAACCTTATCTTACATGTCGACGACCacttctatattttgttttttatatcaGAGCTAGACACAAACTAAATGGGCCTGGGCTTtaggttaaaaataaatataaaagcccattacaaaacaaagaaacgacGGGGAGAGAGAGTTCTGAATTTTTCTCTcaggtgaagaaaaagaagaagaagaagaagaagaagaagaagcgttgAGTGAGATGGAGAAAGTGACGGAGAAACCCAATTCCGAGACGCAAGCTCCACCTCCACCGAACCATCAGATGGATgcagacgacgacgacgagaaTGTGAAACAGCTAAAGGAGTGTTCTTCTCTCTATCTGTCATTACAggtttttgtgttctgtttcccaaacaaaattaatcaaatctCACTTCTTTTTTTGATTACCGGATCTTCAATGAATCATCCCCTTTTGCAGGATTGTCTTGTTGATAGCAATAGGGATTGGAAATCTTGTCAGAAACGTAAGTCTCACTCTACTCTCTGTATCTCAAAATCTGAGGGTTTAAGAGCTCAAtaggggtttagggtttcttacCTAATCGATCGAAATTGGGATTAACTATTATCTGTGTGAGTTGGGGACACAATAAATGTTTGATTagctttttgttgtttatcATTTGTGATCCAAAGATGTTCAAGCTTTAAAGGAATGCCATGAAAGGAGAATGAAGAAATGACAGAGATTGAGTAAGAGCTTTTTCACCTGATTCATTTAGTAAGGATTGATTAGTTACTTATTATAGAGTAAGCCACTTTGAATAAAGAACGATTCTTTTGTATCCTCTTTGTTGTGGCCTTGTGAGGGATTGCAAAATGCACAAGCTTTCATACAATACAATGTAATCTTGGTTCTTTTCGTTAATTGCAGAGAAATTTTTCTCTTGCTGTCATCTATTGAGTTTTTTACTTTTGCGGTGCAAAAAGTGTCATAAGGTTATTTCGCATTAGAAAAACAGCAATGGTGTTGGGGATGTGTTGTTCAGacagctttgtttgttttcttactaGTTAAATTTGGTGTTTTGCCTTCTCTTGACTTCTTGAATATTGACTCATTTGCGAACAACCTTTGTACATCACTCTTCTAATCCCGGGTTGTTTGGGATTCATAGCTATAGATATCCTgtgtattttttggtttaaattcacaGTTAAAGAGAACGACTCTTAAGACTAAGTTGTTTGGAAGGTTTCAAATTAAAAGcatggaagaaagaaagaagagaaaggataagagtttctgtttatttttgaaCCATAGATggaagtcttcttcttcattctctctcATATGTTGTCGTCACCTGTCACCTCTGCCTCACTCTAGAAGCAGAGCTTGGAGGGTAGTGAATATACGCGTGGAACTGTCGCCTTAAGCTCTTACAAGTCAGGCACTAACTAGGGGAGCGTCTCCGAGAACAAGAAGAGTAGTGCACAAGTTGTTGGGTATGTTAAGATTGAGAGATTTAGGTGAAGACAAGTTTGTTGGGACTTGGGAGAGAGAAAAGTTAATAAGTTATAACAATCACAATCCTAAATGCTCAAGTTTAGAGCAAGATGTCTGAGTAGATTTCCGAAAATACTCAGTAGATACTGGATTGGGACCTGAACTAGTAAAATTTATTATCTTGTGTGTACTTTACTTTCCAAGCTTATTCTGCAACATACGAGTGAAAGAGAAAGTTGAGAGTGAAACCAGCTAGAAATGAGTTGAATAAGTTCATTTCATATAGTTTTAACTTCCAAGTCACCAAGTTTACAACTTTCTCGGTTCTAATATTCACATATACTTTTAGTTCCATGTTGCTTCTCCTCCATGTTATGATGATCAGGGTATAAAACGCGTGATGGTACGAAAATATACGAATTGATGGTGAAGAAGAGCAAAGAAGctccttaaaccaaaaaaatgactTTGATTATTATTACTTGGGATGAACTAAGATAAGtaatgttttgacttttgacactggaaataataaaaattttaaggtTTACTTTTTAGCCAATTATTGTCACGTGCAAACTGGATTTTGATATGTTGGGTATGGAAAAATTTACATGCGTGATTATCAAAAGTAATTACATATACTGATATAAGTAACATATTAGTACAATgtctttaattgtttttctaCAAGGTCAGCAACCAAAAAAAGTGTAAccttgctttttcttttttggccttttctttgttaattggattttaatttgtttacttaaaaaaaatatttcatttctttGACTTCTCTTATGGTTGGTTAAAAGTTgaaacttaaaatgtcaaacgcataccaaaagaaaaaaaaaaaagaaaaaaaaaagcaattgcGGCCAAGGCCTAGTTATGCAAATTTTGGACACCAATATGCATAATTTTCAGACTTATGTGTCATCTTTAATTCTTTTATGCTTGACCGTATTCGATGTAGTAAGTAGCCTTGCGCTAAACTAtgtgacaaaacaaaataactatGACGGAGACAAGCAACAAAATGATATGACAGTATATACTACAAATTTGTTATAGTAAACGATGATGCTaacaataatttaaacaaatttgttaACGTCAAATATTAGTGTGGtggaaattttgatttgatgagatatgtttttcttttttctttttttgaaaaaatacgATGAGATATGTTTGCTAACGACAAAACATATCTAACAGtagttaagaaatttttttgtttgtttgaaaatgTTTACTGTTTACAACATATTTCACAGCATGATTAGTTTAGGTAAACATACTTGTTAGGGTGGGCGAATGAATTTGTAACCATATAAAGTGAGAACGATTTAACCTTATATCAACAGTCTGATATAGAGattcaatataatttaaattgaaatataattaaaaaggagaaaaaaaacaaacacaagaagaaacaaaaagagaaaagaaaacagagcaaaccatTTTTACCCTCCCCCCACTAAAATTCTACAACACTGAACCTCAAAAATGCTTAGGCGTGACATTGCCACAAGTGCAAAGTGGGGTGCATGATCATATGTTCCCACTTATATATATCCCCAAGTCAACCAATCATCTCCATCCACGTCATCACCtgtctcttttttgtttgtcctctctcatctaatttttaaaaacctaatttaagaaaaaccttttttttgcctttttactCCTCTCTCCCGGCGATGACTATTTCCGGCGCGGCGTGAACGACTGATAAACGACTGTTCCGGAGCCTGGAAACACATCCATAAGACGGCTACGGCACTTAAGACCAAGCTTCTTAGCCAACACGCGTTCCACACGCTTCGTCACCTCATGGTTATATTCCTCTCCGCCGTAAGTGGTGGCGATCGAGACGTCACTTGGCCGGAAGACATCAATGGCACGGCTTAACACCTCAGATATATCTTCGTGACCATCGTCGTATAGAGACAAACCGCACTCGAAGCTCCCGTAGCTAAAACCGTCTTCAGGCGTGACGTGGATGGTTGAGTAACGGTCTCCGTCGACTCCGTTCATAGAGTAGCCGCAAGGATCAAACGCGAAGTCGCAGATAAAAGCGTTTGCGTTTATGTTATCGATACCGCTCAGCCGCGTCATCTCTTTCCCTGCGGAGTCACTGTTGCTTTTCTCGTCTCCTTTCCGTTTAAAGAAGCTCCGAGCGTTGACTCGGTCAAGCTCTGTCATGCAGACTTCGACTACGACGACCGGCTCGTCGGATTCCACGTCAGCGCTGGCTGTGAACACGTGCCAAGCACGTGAGGGGTTATTAGAAGGCGTCATGACGGAGGCTTTACGGTAACAGAGAGATTTGGGAAGGCTTTCTTCGACGACGAGGACTTCGTCTTTGAAGCTTGTGTAAGGGAAAGGCTGTGCTTTAGGGAAGATGAAGCTGCCGCGCGAGTAGCGGCACGCGCGTAACGTAAGGCCGAGGTTACGTGCGAGATGGATCAACGGTCGGATTGATTTGAGGAGTTGCGTGGTGCCGcatgttttgatgatgattttggttGGGTAGACGAAGAGGCTTGACTCGGAGAGTACGTAAGCGTCGAAGCTACGATTCGCTACGGCGGAGACTACCGTGCACTGAACTTCGTTTAAGACTTGGTCTAGAGATTCGAAGTCTATTAGACGGAGTCCCATAGGGTTACTGGTGATTGAGTTGTCATCGTCGAAGAATCGAAGTTCGAGTCTTTTCTCGAATCCCTCGAACCCGGGCACTGACATTGCAAAGATCAAAAGAAGATGTTAGGAAcagaacagaggaaacagagataaagagatgtgtttgtttgtgtttgtgttttgtgtgtgtagCGATTGAAGAGAGAGGTAGTGGTGATTAGTGGGAGAGAAGTGGTATTTATAGGAGAGATTTTGAAGGATAGAGAAGGAGGAGCATGCGGGTTAAGAGACATGATTGTAGGCATAATGAACGAGAAAGATGATGagagtttgtgttttgttttgtatgtatgcatgtatgtatgtatctgTGAATCTGTGTATGTGAGTGATCTAGTTAGTGTAATAGTGTGTGTCTAattctgttctgttttcttgtgttctgtAATGAGAGGGAGATTTATGGGTTATGCCTTGTGCGCATgcaaatttgttgtatgttttaatttcttctattttaaaatttttaatattttttgtcttCATCTTCAATATTCTCCATGAGGTGTGATATGCTAGCTAGTTCTCTGGTTGATAATATTGCAACATGCAAAATCATGAGAACAGAAAATGGACATAATTATTCTACCAAGAAATTGAGAAAATCATTTATTTGGGTCATTAAACTTACTGAACTACGAAGTGGGTTGATGTAAATTTTGAGTTCCACATAATTATGTTATcagtaaaactatatataatcgCAAAGAGAATTagttattcaaaaatgttagcAATTAAAATGTATCGCTTAAAAGCTATCAATCATGTTACTTAAAGATTGGCGACGTTAATTGATTGTTGAGAACTAAAAGAAGATGACATTACATTTTTTAGTGGTTTACATCACCCAAAATTTCAAGGTGAGAGATGCTCTAACAATTCAATTCAGTAATCAGCCTCTCTTATATATGTTGGTTCGAACACCAGTTACATATCACTCATCATGCCAAAAAGGACCCATGTATTTTACTTGGCccatattaaataatatatctgattagccatatatatacacacacactaTATCATGGACAAGACACAAAAGATCTTGAAAGGCAATGGAACAAGTGTCTACAAGAAACATAAATTTCAGTGGCTTGTGTGTCAAACAATCGCTAATACACATAAAAAGGACGGGAGGAAAAccaaagtttaaatatttcgTTCAATACATTATATATGCACCGATCCACGTAAAAGTgatctattttttgtttttttgtttctcgtaAAAACAGACATATTTAGATGTTAAAGCAGCATTGTTTTGCTCTACTTGTAGTTGTGGGTGACCATACATTCTACCTTGTAAACATTGGTCGCATTTTAGGCATGGAAATTTAACATGtaagagcatgtgcattggttGATTTTTCACCCGTCCCACGCTAATAAAAGGTTtgatttaaatcaaaaacaaattaatattgtagAACCGTTCCTACAATTGGGACGTAATTTGCATCGTCTCTCTAAACACGTGGCAACGTGTgggtcgttgttgttgtttctgtagGGTGAGACGGAAAAATTCAATGGTTCGAGTTTATTTTTTGTctccgactctctctctctactctctctctctcgacggcGATTCGTTTGGAGATCTGATTTCATCCCTAAATATCATCACGCAAAGGGCGATCTGCTGTTTGATCTCGAGAAAAATCAGCCGGTTCCAATTGAAAGAGGTTTGTGTTCCAATTCCGTTTCCGAATTaagatgatttagtttttttttgttgttttctcgatttagggttttgggaaATTGAATTTCgattttacttattaatttaaatatttaaaaaaataatattatttttttacagggGACCAATTGTGAGAGACACCAATACTCATcccaaaattaagaaactctgaaaataacattaatttatTCAAGGGACCAAATATTTGTCCCaaccaatgcacatgctctaagTTTGTTAATTGTACCGTCGAAGATATTACCCTTAACAAATTGGTTATTatgattttatcaaattaacCCGAAAGATcatatcatttttaatatatcttaTTAAAAGATACGTATGTTTAAATTCTCCACATATTCTAAGAAAATAATGGTTCACTACCAATTTCCATACCAGTCAAATAATAAGGATAACGGCCATAGATATTTTTTCCGACAATGAGAGAAAAACTTGGAATTGAATACTATAACACATAGTGAAAAGAATGAATAATTGGTTGTAGCAGGAAACCCTTTTTTTGTTGGAAAGAGAAATGATAAATCGTGTGCTAATTTGAAGATGATTTTGTTGGGGGCTAACTTTAGAGAGACCTTATTAAAGTTTGAATCATAAGTAGACTCTATTTTGTTGCCTTAATAAGAATCATTCACCATTTACCCCTCAATTCATTTGACCACAACTAGTTTGGTCATATCCAGAAAGGGATCGAGACTactaaaacttataaaaacgaaaaaaaaaaaaaaaaaaagttaaaacatgtACAACAGTCAGCatattataatcatatacataactTAGTGAcatcaaaagagaaaatggaTATAGCGCTATAGTTTGAGAGATAATTTGAAATCAAGACGGACATAGATTTATCAATAGTCGCTAGCTACTAGCTAGTCCACCCTTACCACACTTGTCTTGAACATATAGATTTCGGTTACCTTCTGTTTGAATTTCTGTTTTTTGGAGTTTTGATTAAGGATGGATGATAATCGAAATATGGTTTAGGTTCAAATGCGATTT is from Camelina sativa cultivar DH55 chromosome 20, Cs, whole genome shotgun sequence and encodes:
- the LOC104770231 gene encoding receptor-like cytosolic serine/threonine-protein kinase RBK2: MEGVRDSSSQTLSSTTSSSSSPSACDVDVENRGKQLTPLSTRRSRAGFSDSFSSHDLSSFCPDEEITTFCPDKYESDDDLLRSIELETSSSVVSTSDSSSSEARHHHHHHGHHHHHSSGGSTNGHWRRGIFRLFKKGSSAMPFNTFTPLKGVPKLTRRKSKRIRDNMVPVIPSLDTEDLFYFKPSWRNFSLQDIQTATNCYSRENLIGEGGYAEVYKGQMADGQIVAIKKLTRGSAEEMTMDYLSELGIIVHVDHPNIAKLIGYCVEGGMHLVLELSPNGSLASLLYEDKEKLNWSMRYKVAMGTAEGLYYLHEGCQRRIIHKDIKASNILLTQNFEAQISDFGLAKWLPDQWTHHTVSKVEGTFGYLPPEFFMHGIVDEKTDVYAYGVLLLELITGKQALDSSQHSLVMWAKPLIKEKKIKQLVDPTLGDDYDVEELERLVFIASLCIHQTSINRPQMNQVVQILRGDKCSLDQLRERETSKLQRTYSEELLDNEEYNSTRYLNDINRHMETVLGTSKDS
- the LOC104770232 gene encoding uncharacterized protein LOC104770232; its protein translation is MEKVTEKPNSETQAPPPPNHQMDADDDDENVKQLKECSSLYLSLQDCLVDSNRDWKSCQKHVQALKECHERRMKK
- the LOC104770233 gene encoding S-adenosylmethionine decarboxylase proenzyme 4, whose translation is MSVPGFEGFEKRLELRFFDDDNSITSNPMGLRLIDFESLDQVLNEVQCTVVSAVANRSFDAYVLSESSLFVYPTKIIIKTCGTTQLLKSIRPLIHLARNLGLTLRACRYSRGSFIFPKAQPFPYTSFKDEVLVVEESLPKSLCYRKASVMTPSNNPSRAWHVFTASADVESDEPVVVVEVCMTELDRVNARSFFKRKGDEKSNSDSAGKEMTRLSGIDNINANAFICDFAFDPCGYSMNGVDGDRYSTIHVTPEDGFSYGSFECGLSLYDDGHEDISEVLSRAIDVFRPSDVSIATTYGGEEYNHEVTKRVERVLAKKLGLKCRSRLMDVFPGSGTVVYQSFTPRRK